Proteins from one Mesoplodon densirostris isolate mMesDen1 chromosome 1, mMesDen1 primary haplotype, whole genome shotgun sequence genomic window:
- the LOC132493083 gene encoding annexin A8 codes for MSWWKAWIEQEDVSVKSSPHFNPDPDAETLYKAMKGIGTNEQAIIDVLTQRSNAQRQQIAKSFKAQFGENLIETLKSELSSQFERLIIALMYPPYRYEAKELYDSMKGLGTREGVIIEILASRTKNQLQEIMKAYEEDYGSSLEEDIQADTSGYLERILVCLLQGSRDELGGFVDPGLALKDAQDLYTVGEKICGTDEMKFITILCTRSATHLMRVFEEYEKIASKSIEDSIKSETHGSLEEAMLTVVKCTRNLHSYFEERLYYAMKGAGTHDGTLIRNIVSRSEIDLNLIKCQFKEMYGKTLSSMIMEDTSSDYKNALLNLVGSDP; via the exons aTTGAACAGGAGGATGTCTCGGTGAAGAGCAGTCCCCACTTCAACCCAGACCCCGACGCAGAGACCCTCTACAAAGCTATGAAGGGGATCG GGACCAACGAGCAGGCCATCATCGATGTGCTCACACAGAGAAGCAACGCACAGAGGCAGCAGATCGCCAAGTCCTTCAAGGCTCAGTTTGGCGAG AATCTCATCGAGACGCTGAAGTCGGAGCTGAGCAGCCAGTTCGAGAGGCTCATCATAGCCCTCATGTACCCTCCATACAGATACGAAGCCAAGGAGCTGTACGACTCCATGAAG GGCTTAGGAACCAGAGAGGGCGTCATCATCGAAATCCTGGCTTCTCGGACCAAGAACCAGCTTCAGGAGATAATGAAGGCATATGAGGAGG ACTATGGGTCCAGCCTGGAGGAAGACATCCAAGCAGACACCAGCGGCTACCTGGAGAGGATCCTGGTGTGCCTCCTGCAG ggcagcagagatGAGTTGGGTGGCTTCGTGGACCCAGGACTGGCCCTGAAAGATGCACAG GATCTATACACAGTGGGTGAGAAGATTTGTGGGACTGATGAGATGAAATTCATCACCATCCTGTGCACGCGCAGTGCCACACACCTGATGAGAG TGTTTGAGGAATATGAGAAAATTGCCAGCAAGAGCATTGAGGACAGCATCAAGAGTGAGACCCACGGCTCACTGGAGGAGGCCATGCTCACAGTGG TGAAATGCACCCGGAACCTCCACAGCTACTTTGAAGAGCGCCTTTACTATGCCATGAAG GGAGCAGGAACTCACGATGGGACCCTGATACGAAACATCGTTTCAAGGAGTGAGATTGACTTAAATCTCATCAAGTGTCAGTTCAAGGAGATGTACGGCAAGACCCTCAGCAGCATGATCATG GAAGACACAAGCAGCGACTACAAGAATGCCCTGCTGAACCTGGTGGGCAGTGACCCCTGA